One window from the genome of Gimesia aquarii encodes:
- a CDS encoding DUF1553 domain-containing protein: MRLSASGKVPESFSKVDFEKEIAPLIVEHCIRCHNPGNEKGELSLDSVQALKEKEYLSPGKPEESYLLDVIRVSSKSGKAEMPKEGKPLSEAEYSLFNRWIKQGADWPDQLKLQEKSKADLSWWSLQPLAHHEPPALKSLPKLWQQNAIDRFIYARLQEKNLVPSPRATKRELIRRATYNLTGLPPTPEEVAAFESDTAPNAYEKLIDRLLDSPRYGEHWGRHWLDVVRFGESNGFERNVIIDNAWPFRDYVIQSFNDDKPFDQMVLEHLAGDVIGKGDSKIEVGTTFLVCGPYDNVGNQDPVQAAQIRANTIDDMIRTTGEAFLGLTVGCSRCHNHKFDPVKQQDYYALYATFSGVFHGSRVLATRAEQQKRTKKITPLNARKAELQKKKSQLQSTIHARAEKKSAEYEKLWVRESVKRTGVEDTFSPISAKFVRLTSEGLDTNPSSKTGYRIDEFEVWTAEETSRNVALAKQGGTAKGANSRVAGDFSGAYDVNLTIDGKIGACWIAGSPDLVIEFKQLETINRVVFSSDRSGAAMSNYKATFLADYKLEVSTDGKVWQEVASSKDRKPVNANHRRKRFYTSEVTSGEQKQISEWDTEIRQIDRKLAAIPALPAWWVGNHRQVNGPFHVFVGGNPQRKGEHVVPASMSTLSKVTNGYQLDEKSPHGERRLALARWLVAKENPLTPRVLANRLWHYHFGTGIVSTPSDFGYMGTRPTHPELLDWLAVQLQENGWQLKAIHKLIMLSQTYQQTSTFRAEAVRIDSDTRYLWRFPPRRLSGEEIRDTLLSVSGKLNLKMGGPGFRLYQYLQDNVATYVPLEKFGPETYRRAVYHQNARAARLDLLTDFDCPDNAFAAPRRNSTTTPLQALTLMNHQFTLDLSQFLADRLQSDVGTEHIERQIDRAFRLLYARPPVLQEQLAAKKLISANGLNAFCRAMINSNELIYLD; encoded by the coding sequence GTGCGATTATCGGCTTCAGGGAAAGTACCAGAATCTTTTTCAAAAGTCGATTTTGAAAAAGAGATCGCCCCGCTGATCGTAGAGCATTGTATTCGTTGTCATAACCCCGGGAATGAAAAAGGCGAACTTTCATTAGATTCGGTTCAAGCATTGAAAGAGAAAGAGTATCTTTCACCGGGCAAACCGGAAGAGAGTTATCTTTTAGATGTCATTCGTGTGAGTTCAAAGAGTGGAAAAGCGGAAATGCCCAAAGAGGGTAAGCCACTTTCCGAAGCAGAATATTCACTATTTAATCGCTGGATCAAGCAGGGAGCAGATTGGCCTGATCAGTTGAAATTGCAAGAAAAGTCAAAGGCTGATCTCAGTTGGTGGTCGCTTCAGCCATTGGCGCACCATGAACCACCAGCATTAAAAAGTTTGCCAAAACTATGGCAGCAAAACGCCATCGATCGGTTTATTTATGCCAGGTTACAGGAAAAAAATCTGGTTCCTTCACCTCGGGCAACGAAACGAGAATTGATCAGAAGGGCCACATATAATTTAACCGGATTACCTCCGACTCCTGAAGAAGTCGCTGCATTTGAAAGTGATACTGCACCGAATGCCTATGAGAAACTAATCGATCGTCTGCTGGATTCGCCTCGCTACGGTGAACATTGGGGACGGCATTGGCTGGACGTGGTGCGGTTCGGCGAGAGTAACGGATTTGAACGTAATGTGATCATCGATAACGCCTGGCCTTTTCGTGATTATGTGATTCAGTCGTTCAATGATGATAAGCCCTTCGATCAAATGGTGCTGGAACATCTGGCCGGTGATGTGATTGGCAAAGGTGATTCTAAAATAGAAGTGGGGACAACGTTTCTTGTTTGCGGTCCTTATGACAATGTCGGTAACCAGGATCCGGTTCAGGCGGCCCAGATTCGCGCGAATACGATTGACGATATGATTCGCACAACGGGTGAGGCCTTTTTGGGACTGACAGTTGGCTGCAGTCGCTGTCACAATCATAAGTTTGATCCCGTAAAACAACAGGATTACTATGCTCTGTACGCTACATTTTCCGGTGTCTTTCATGGAAGTCGCGTGCTTGCCACACGGGCAGAACAACAAAAACGCACAAAAAAAATTACACCTTTAAATGCCAGAAAAGCAGAACTGCAAAAAAAGAAATCACAACTCCAAAGCACGATTCATGCTCGGGCCGAAAAAAAATCAGCCGAATATGAAAAGCTCTGGGTCCGAGAGTCTGTCAAACGGACAGGAGTCGAAGACACTTTTTCACCAATCTCTGCAAAATTTGTGCGACTGACTTCTGAAGGGCTCGATACGAATCCTTCGTCAAAGACAGGTTATCGAATTGATGAGTTCGAGGTTTGGACAGCGGAAGAAACATCGCGAAATGTGGCACTTGCGAAACAGGGAGGGACTGCTAAAGGTGCCAACAGTCGTGTCGCCGGTGATTTTTCCGGTGCCTATGATGTTAATCTCACCATTGATGGCAAGATTGGTGCCTGCTGGATTGCCGGTAGTCCAGATCTTGTCATTGAATTCAAGCAGCTTGAAACGATCAATCGTGTCGTGTTTTCCAGTGATCGCTCTGGTGCTGCGATGAGTAATTATAAAGCAACGTTTCTGGCCGATTACAAACTCGAAGTCTCTACCGATGGAAAGGTCTGGCAGGAAGTTGCTTCCTCAAAGGATCGTAAACCCGTTAACGCGAATCATCGTCGAAAACGGTTCTATACTTCTGAAGTCACTTCCGGCGAACAGAAACAGATCAGCGAATGGGATACAGAAATTCGTCAAATCGATCGTAAGTTGGCCGCGATACCTGCTTTGCCTGCCTGGTGGGTAGGTAATCATCGGCAGGTAAACGGGCCGTTTCATGTGTTTGTCGGTGGAAATCCGCAACGCAAAGGAGAACATGTGGTTCCCGCCAGTATGTCAACTTTAAGCAAAGTGACCAATGGTTATCAACTGGATGAAAAATCGCCGCACGGAGAGAGAAGGCTTGCGTTGGCTCGTTGGCTTGTCGCAAAAGAGAATCCACTCACTCCGCGCGTGCTTGCCAATCGGCTTTGGCATTATCATTTTGGGACTGGCATCGTTTCGACTCCCAGCGACTTCGGTTATATGGGGACACGACCCACACATCCTGAATTGCTCGACTGGCTCGCGGTTCAGCTTCAGGAAAATGGCTGGCAACTCAAAGCCATACATAAACTGATTATGCTGTCGCAAACGTATCAACAAACCAGTACATTTCGCGCAGAGGCAGTGCGTATTGATTCAGACACTCGGTATTTGTGGCGATTCCCACCGCGTCGTCTCTCTGGTGAAGAAATTCGCGACACGCTGCTCTCGGTCTCGGGAAAACTGAATCTCAAAATGGGAGGGCCTGGTTTTCGTTTGTATCAATATTTACAGGATAACGTGGCCACCTATGTACCTCTCGAAAAATTTGGGCCGGAAACGTACCGTCGTGCCGTCTATCATCAAAATGCAAGGGCAGCCCGTCTTGATCTATTGACCGATTTTGACTGTCCTGACAACGCCTTTGCCGCACCAAGACGTAATTCGACTACGACACCATTACAGGCACTGACGTTAATGAACCATCAATTTACCCTGGATCTTTCTCAATTTCTGGCAGACCGATTACAGAGTGACGTTGGAACAGAGCATATAGAACGGCAGATAGACCGTGCGTTTCGTCTTTTGTATGCGAGACCTCCCGTCCTACAGGAACAGTTGGCAGCCAAAAAATTGATTTCTGCAAATGGTTTAAACGCATTTTGCCGTGCCATGATTAATTCGAATGAACTGATTTATCTCGATTGA
- a CDS encoding HNH endonuclease, with protein sequence MNNLPFDSYPNNGRNLLGKKSTENCRHGYGLKLQKLTGISNCGYCGISLTINYEQWLLMQVDHVLPTNMGNRLRISSEWLDDYSNCLLACSACNTFDPLFDEKSITESPSSLQGFYDLRDRVYLIRKRKILKCQKVEREFYDSKPWE encoded by the coding sequence ATGAACAATCTTCCATTCGATTCATACCCAAATAACGGACGAAATCTTTTGGGAAAGAAGTCTACCGAAAATTGCCGTCATGGTTATGGTTTGAAGCTTCAAAAACTCACAGGTATTTCTAATTGTGGTTATTGTGGCATTAGCCTAACAATCAACTATGAGCAGTGGCTTTTAATGCAAGTCGATCATGTTTTACCAACCAATATGGGAAATCGGTTACGCATTTCTTCAGAATGGCTCGACGACTATTCAAATTGTCTATTGGCATGTTCTGCTTGTAATACGTTTGACCCCCTGTTTGATGAGAAGTCAATTACAGAATCTCCATCGTCTCTTCAAGGCTTTTACGATTTACGTGATCGAGTGTATTTAATTAGAAAACGAAAAATCTTGAAATGTCAGAAAGTAGAAAGAGAGTTTTACGATTCTAAACCGTGGGAATAA
- a CDS encoding DUF1501 domain-containing protein has product MLNPLNKITTGCLLNQVHSRRSFFSSVYTGVAGIGLTNLLLNDLSAETKATGSRNQKDWQPGKNETHFPAKAKRVLQIFCPGAASHMDLWEHKPGLDKYHGKPLPGEENLVSFQGKNGNLMKSPWAFKPAGQSGKMCSTMLPHISRHIDDIAFVHSMTTKTNTHGPGCVFMNTGHDTEGHPSAGAWLGYALGSENENLPAYIAIPDIRGEPPNGKANWSNGFLPAQHQAIVMNAQSPIRNLKVPKGISPREEQATREFLKLLDQRHAEQRPGNSDLQARIEAYELAARMQLSAPEVSNLASEPKSIHTQYGTNDPNKLKSAYARNCLLARRFLERGVRYINLYCASRASGVDGLLNWDAHKTLKADYERHCPVFDQPTAALLTDLKQRGLLDETLVLWTTEFGRMPTHQAGTLGRDHNPDGFTCWMMGAGIKGGTSYGATDEFGRRAELNPTTVWDFYATALQLLGFKHDKLTYYNNGLDRRLTDVHGHLIKEILA; this is encoded by the coding sequence ATGTTAAATCCATTAAATAAAATAACAACAGGATGTCTTTTGAATCAGGTGCATTCTCGTCGCTCATTTTTTTCCAGCGTTTACACGGGCGTCGCGGGCATAGGGCTGACGAACCTATTGCTCAATGATCTTTCAGCTGAGACAAAAGCGACTGGTTCCAGGAATCAGAAAGACTGGCAGCCGGGTAAGAATGAGACGCATTTCCCTGCCAAAGCAAAACGGGTGCTGCAGATCTTTTGTCCTGGAGCAGCCTCTCATATGGATCTGTGGGAACATAAACCAGGTTTAGATAAATACCATGGCAAACCCTTACCGGGTGAAGAAAATCTGGTCAGCTTTCAAGGCAAAAATGGAAATTTGATGAAGAGCCCGTGGGCGTTCAAACCAGCAGGTCAGAGTGGCAAGATGTGTTCGACGATGCTGCCCCATATATCACGGCACATTGACGACATTGCCTTCGTCCATTCGATGACCACAAAAACAAATACGCATGGTCCCGGTTGTGTTTTCATGAATACCGGCCATGATACCGAAGGACATCCCAGTGCCGGTGCCTGGCTGGGTTATGCGTTGGGAAGTGAAAATGAAAATCTGCCAGCGTATATTGCGATTCCCGATATTCGAGGCGAACCTCCGAACGGAAAGGCCAACTGGAGCAATGGATTTCTTCCAGCGCAACATCAGGCGATTGTGATGAATGCGCAATCTCCAATCCGAAATTTGAAAGTTCCCAAAGGGATCAGTCCGAGGGAAGAACAGGCAACGCGAGAGTTCTTAAAACTATTGGATCAGCGCCATGCAGAACAGCGTCCTGGTAATTCCGATTTGCAGGCGCGTATTGAAGCGTATGAACTGGCAGCGCGGATGCAGTTGTCTGCGCCCGAAGTTTCCAACCTGGCTTCCGAGCCGAAATCGATTCATACGCAATATGGAACCAATGATCCGAACAAATTAAAGTCGGCATATGCCCGCAACTGTTTGCTGGCAAGACGATTTCTGGAACGTGGTGTACGTTACATCAACTTATATTGTGCTTCACGCGCTTCGGGTGTGGATGGATTATTAAATTGGGATGCGCATAAAACGTTGAAAGCAGACTACGAACGACATTGTCCCGTCTTCGATCAGCCCACCGCAGCTTTGCTGACCGACCTGAAACAACGCGGTTTGCTTGATGAAACGTTGGTCTTATGGACGACCGAGTTTGGTCGGATGCCCACTCATCAGGCGGGAACGCTGGGCCGCGATCATAATCCGGATGGGTTTACGTGTTGGATGATGGGAGCCGGCATCAAAGGGGGGACTAGCTATGGTGCGACCGATGAATTCGGACGCCGGGCCGAATTGAATCCGACGACTGTCTGGGACTTTTACGCGACGGCGTTGCAACTGCTGGGATTTAAGCACGACAAGCTAACCTACTACAATAATGGCCTGGATCGCCGTCTAACAGACGTTCACGGACATTTGATTAAAGAAATTTTAGCTTAA
- a CDS encoding ATP-binding protein, producing MCPRKKFIGFYTGNLPIEAVEFCWTNALEEHGQYDIDYSDVKGQEYSKRAITVAVAGMHHLLK from the coding sequence ATGTGTCCAAGAAAAAAATTTATCGGATTTTATACTGGAAATTTACCTATTGAAGCGGTGGAGTTTTGTTGGACGAATGCTTTGGAGGAACATGGGCAATATGATATTGACTATAGTGACGTGAAGGGACAAGAATATTCGAAGCGGGCCATCACTGTAGCAGTAGCCGGTATGCACCATTTACTTAAATGA
- a CDS encoding leucine-rich repeat domain-containing protein, which produces MKNILIVIFFLSLLGCQQTPREAAIQKIEELGGKVYFSEEATSSPDKKGAERPVVTIKLDSTKADDTILEDLVHFPELYALYLGHTQITDKGLQHLEKMPNLGLLHLTDTQITDSGLNYLQNNSKLDLLYLVGTKVTDTGLDNLKSWPQLNALNLRDTKISDRGLINLKYLDELTMLILDYNNITDKGIQYLAEINSLNDLSLEHTKITDDGLRHIRNLTKLEGLYIGYNEITDDGMQYLKGLDFLRRISLEHTDITDNGLKILTGITGLKKIDLGGTNISDTGIVYLERLNDLQSLFIAHTKVTDFGLEKIAEISSLEDLDVSSTKITDAGLKHLESVEKQWGYLKLADTKITDSGLEHLVGMTNLILLNLDNTIVSDTGLKYLNGLNKLYSLSLNKCKITDQGLKELAEMRSIGYLFLENTDVTDAGLKYLAGMEKLSELYLKDSKVTDKGVEKFQKAFPDCKIFR; this is translated from the coding sequence ATGAAAAACATTCTTATCGTAATCTTCTTCCTTTCACTTCTTGGATGTCAACAAACTCCACGAGAAGCAGCCATTCAGAAAATAGAAGAACTTGGTGGGAAAGTTTACTTTTCAGAAGAAGCCACATCATCACCTGATAAAAAAGGTGCTGAAAGACCTGTAGTAACAATCAAGTTAGATAGCACCAAAGCAGACGATACGATATTAGAGGATCTCGTACATTTTCCTGAATTATATGCGTTATATCTCGGTCATACTCAAATCACAGATAAGGGGCTGCAACATCTTGAAAAAATGCCCAATCTCGGTTTGCTACATCTCACTGATACTCAAATCACAGATTCTGGTCTGAATTACTTACAAAATAATTCCAAACTCGATTTATTGTATCTTGTAGGAACGAAGGTCACCGATACAGGATTAGATAATCTCAAAAGTTGGCCTCAATTAAATGCTCTAAATTTGCGAGACACAAAAATATCTGATCGAGGATTGATAAACCTCAAGTATCTTGATGAGCTTACAATGCTGATCCTTGACTACAACAACATTACTGATAAAGGCATACAGTATCTCGCAGAGATTAATAGCTTGAATGATCTTTCTCTAGAACACACAAAAATTACTGATGATGGACTTCGACACATCAGGAATCTAACCAAACTGGAAGGCCTGTACATTGGCTACAACGAGATCACTGATGATGGTATGCAGTATCTCAAAGGATTGGATTTTCTGCGTCGTATTTCCCTAGAACACACAGACATTACTGATAATGGATTAAAGATTTTAACTGGAATTACCGGTTTAAAAAAAATTGATCTTGGTGGCACAAATATTTCTGATACGGGAATCGTGTATCTCGAAAGATTGAATGACCTGCAAAGTCTTTTCATTGCTCACACAAAAGTAACCGATTTTGGGCTTGAGAAAATTGCCGAAATATCCAGTTTAGAGGACCTTGACGTTTCCAGTACTAAAATTACTGACGCTGGATTGAAGCATCTTGAATCAGTCGAAAAACAGTGGGGGTATCTGAAACTTGCTGACACTAAGATCACAGACTCAGGTTTAGAGCATTTGGTCGGAATGACGAATTTGATCCTACTCAATTTAGACAATACCATTGTGTCGGATACCGGGCTAAAATATTTAAATGGATTGAATAAACTTTATTCCCTTTCCCTCAATAAATGTAAAATTACAGATCAAGGGTTAAAGGAATTAGCAGAGATGCGGAGTATTGGATATTTGTTTCTTGAGAACACTGATGTTACGGACGCCGGTTTGAAATACTTGGCTGGGATGGAAAAACTTTCGGAACTTTATCTGAAAGATTCCAAAGTCACGGATAAAGGAGTTGAAAAATTTCAAAAGGCATTTCCCGATTGCAAAATTTTTCGCTAG
- a CDS encoding cytoplasmic protein: protein MNEANEDHIVAHDHSIRHRVEIEESDTCGCFYCCHVFPPSEIEEWIDDGETKAEQTALCPHCGIDSVIGSESGYPINPDLLDRMNRHWF from the coding sequence ATGAACGAAGCAAATGAAGATCATATTGTGGCACACGATCATTCAATCCGGCATCGTGTAGAGATCGAGGAAAGCGATACTTGCGGTTGCTTCTACTGCTGCCATGTATTTCCACCATCAGAAATCGAGGAATGGATTGACGATGGCGAAACCAAAGCAGAGCAAACAGCACTTTGCCCACATTGCGGCATTGATTCTGTTATCGGTTCCGAATCGGGCTATCCAATCAATCCTGATTTATTGGACCGCATGAACCGACATTGGTTCTAA
- a CDS encoding SEL1-like repeat protein has translation MAQGKWQEIAGAAAFVVCLIVLSGCQNDQKSTPQPDSASISIKSEKVKHEERLEFERCRKAAESGDAVDQNNLGVMYSKGEGVEKDQIQAVKWYRKAAEQKLVEAQYNLGEMYATGKGVKQDQKQAVKWYHKAAEQGDAKAQFNLGAMYEQGIGVTQDHKQAVEWYRKAAEQGDDKAQFNLGVLYFKGEGVKQDHKQAVELYHKAAEQGHTGAQINLGGMYSTGKGVKQDQKQAVEWYRKAAEQGDAKAQFNLGTMYAQGNGIKQDQTQAVEWYRKSAEQGITRAQYNLGVRYYEGKGVEQDKKQGIKLIRKAANQGHELAKETLKDLGENP, from the coding sequence ATGGCTCAAGGTAAGTGGCAAGAGATAGCTGGTGCTGCTGCATTTGTTGTTTGTTTGATTGTGCTTAGCGGATGTCAGAATGATCAAAAATCCACTCCACAGCCTGACTCAGCTTCCATCTCAATTAAATCTGAGAAGGTAAAACACGAGGAAAGGCTGGAGTTTGAACGGTGCCGTAAAGCTGCTGAATCAGGGGACGCCGTAGATCAAAACAATTTAGGAGTTATGTATTCTAAAGGAGAGGGAGTCGAGAAAGATCAAATTCAAGCGGTGAAGTGGTATCGTAAAGCTGCTGAACAGAAACTTGTTGAAGCACAATATAATTTAGGAGAAATGTATGCTACAGGAAAGGGTGTCAAGCAAGACCAAAAACAAGCGGTAAAGTGGTATCACAAAGCTGCTGAGCAAGGAGATGCCAAAGCACAGTTCAATTTAGGAGCGATGTACGAACAGGGAATAGGTGTCACTCAAGACCACAAACAAGCGGTGGAATGGTATCGTAAAGCTGCTGAGCAGGGAGATGACAAAGCACAATTTAATTTAGGCGTCTTGTATTTTAAGGGAGAAGGTGTCAAGCAAGACCACAAACAAGCGGTGGAATTGTATCATAAAGCTGCTGAGCAGGGGCATACTGGTGCTCAAATCAATTTAGGCGGCATGTACTCGACAGGAAAGGGTGTGAAACAAGACCAAAAACAAGCGGTGGAATGGTATCGTAAAGCTGCTGAGCAAGGAGATGCCAAAGCACAGTTCAACTTAGGAACAATGTACGCTCAGGGAAATGGTATCAAGCAAGATCAAACTCAAGCAGTTGAGTGGTATCGCAAATCTGCTGAGCAGGGAATTACAAGAGCACAATATAATTTAGGAGTTAGATATTATGAAGGAAAGGGTGTCGAGCAAGACAAAAAGCAAGGTATAAAGCTAATCCGCAAAGCCGCTAATCAAGGACACGAGTTAGCTAAAGAAACTCTAAAGGATTTGGGAGAAAATCCTTAG